The genomic window GACGATATTTCCGTGTTCGTCGATCTCGCCCTTGACGATCCGGGTGCTCGAGATGATGTCGCCGTCGTCGGCGAGCACGTGTGGGACGACGACGACCTCGAGCGGGTCGTGGCCGCGCTCGCGTCGGATCTCGTTGATCCGCTCGCCGCCCTCGCGGGTCTCGGGGGAGACGACGAGGTAGTCGTACTGGGGTTCGGTCGCGATTCCCGTCGGCGACTCGAGCATGCGGACCTCGAATTCGCGGTCGTAATCGGCCGCGATCGACTCGAGTTCGGTCTCGAGGTCGGCGCTCCGTTCGTCGTAGGAGCGGACGCGTCGGTCAACGTCTCGTGTCTTCGGCGCGAGTTCGTCGCTGGTCAACCCGACGGTCACGTCCCCGAGTTCGAACGCCCGTTCGAACAGCCGCCGGTGGCCGTCATGAACGGGGTCGAAGGTCCCACCAAGCGCGACGTCCATACCCCACTTCACTGCCGCGGTGCGTATAAAACGGTCGAAACGCCGTATTCTCTCGCGGGGGCGTCTCGGAGCACGTTCCGACCGCGGAGGTTCGACGATTGTCGAAACTCCCCTTCGCATTGTTTTTAGTAGTCCCCTGCAGTGTCACCCGGTATGGGACTAGACGAGGACGCACTGGAGTACCACCGCACCGATCCACCCGGAAAGATCGAGATCTCGACCACGAAACCGACGAACACGCAGCGGGACCTCTCGCTCGCGTACTCGCCCGGCGTCGCCGCGCCGTGTCTCGAGATCGACGAGGACGAGACCGACGCCTACAGCTACACGGCGAAGGGCAACCTCGTCGGCGTCGTCTCGAACGGCTCGGCCGTGCTCGGACTCGGCGACATCGGCGCACAGGCCTCCAAGCCCGTCATGGAAGGCAAAGGCGTGCTGTTCAAGCGCTTCGCCGACATCGACGTCTTCGACGTTGAACTCGACGAGGCCGACCCCGACAAGATCGTCGAGGCCATCAAGATGATGGAGCCGACCTTCGGCGGCGTCAACTTGGAGGACATCAAGGCGCCGGGCTGTTTCACCATCGAGGAGCGCCTGCGCGAGGAGATCGACATTCCCGTCTTCCACGACGACCAGCACGGCACCGCGATCATCTCGGGTGCGGCGCTGCTCAACGCCGCCGACATCGCCGGAAAGAGCCTCGAGGAACTCGAGGTCGTCTTCTCCGGTGCCGGGGCGAGCGCGATCGCGTCGGCCCGCTTCTACGAGTCACTCGGCGTACAGAAGGAAAACATCACGATGTGTGACTCCTCGGGGATCATCACCGAGGAGCGCGCGGCCGAGGGCGACGTCAACGAGTACAAACAGCAGTTCGCTCGAGACCTCCCCGAAGGCGGCCTCGCGGACGCGATGGAAGGCGCGGACGTCTTCGTCGGCCTCTCGATCGGCGGCATCGTCTCCCAGGAGATGATCCAGTCCATGGCCGAGGATCCGATCGTCTTCGCGATGGCCAACCCCGATCCCGAGATCGGCTACGAGGAGGCCAAGGCGGCCCGCGACGACACCGTCATCATGGCCACCGGCCGCTCGGACTACCCGAATCAGGTCAACAACGTCCTCGGCTTCCCCTTCATCTTCCGCGGGGCGCTCGACGTGCGCGCGACCGAGATCAACGAGGAGATGAAGGTCGCCTGCGCCGAGGCGCTGGCCGAACTCGCCCGACAGGACGTGCCCGACGCGGTCGTCAAGGCCTACGGCGACGAGCCGATTCAGTACGGCCCCGACTACATCATCCCGAAGCCGGTCGATCCCCGCGTGCTCTTCCGCGTCGCGCCCTCGATCGCCGAGGCCGCGATGGAGTCCGGTGCCGCTCGCACCGAAATCGACCTCGAGGAGTACGAGGAACAACTCGAGGCCCGCCTCGGAAAGTCCCGCGAAATGATGCGCGTCGTCCTCAACAAGGCCAAGAGCGACCCCAAGACGGTCGCGCTCGCGGAGGGCGAAAACGAGAAGATGATCCGCGCGGCCTACCAGATCCAGGAGCAGGGGATCGCCCTGCCGGTCCTGATCGGCGACGAGGACGAGATCAAGGGGACGGCCGCGAACCTCGGGCTGGACTTCGACCCGACCGTCGCCGATCCGTCCGTCGGTGACTACGAGGAGTACGCCGACCGGCTCCACGAACTCCGCGCCCGCAAGG from Natrinema versiforme includes these protein-coding regions:
- a CDS encoding phosphopantetheine adenylyltransferase, translating into MDVALGGTFDPVHDGHRRLFERAFELGDVTVGLTSDELAPKTRDVDRRVRSYDERSADLETELESIAADYDREFEVRMLESPTGIATEPQYDYLVVSPETREGGERINEIRRERGHDPLEVVVVPHVLADDGDIISSTRIVKGEIDEHGNIVTDD
- a CDS encoding NADP-dependent malic enzyme: MGLDEDALEYHRTDPPGKIEISTTKPTNTQRDLSLAYSPGVAAPCLEIDEDETDAYSYTAKGNLVGVVSNGSAVLGLGDIGAQASKPVMEGKGVLFKRFADIDVFDVELDEADPDKIVEAIKMMEPTFGGVNLEDIKAPGCFTIEERLREEIDIPVFHDDQHGTAIISGAALLNAADIAGKSLEELEVVFSGAGASAIASARFYESLGVQKENITMCDSSGIITEERAAEGDVNEYKQQFARDLPEGGLADAMEGADVFVGLSIGGIVSQEMIQSMAEDPIVFAMANPDPEIGYEEAKAARDDTVIMATGRSDYPNQVNNVLGFPFIFRGALDVRATEINEEMKVACAEALAELARQDVPDAVVKAYGDEPIQYGPDYIIPKPVDPRVLFRVAPSIAEAAMESGAARTEIDLEEYEEQLEARLGKSREMMRVVLNKAKSDPKTVALAEGENEKMIRAAYQIQEQGIALPVLIGDEDEIKGTAANLGLDFDPTVADPSVGDYEEYADRLHELRARKGITRSEAGELIERDTNYFGSVMVEQGDADALLTGLSHHYPSALRPPLQVVGTDDDVDYAAGVYMLTFKNRVIFIADATVNQDPDEEVLAEVTKQTGKLARRFNIEPRAALLSYSNFGSVDNEGTRKPRKAAAMLQDDPEVDFTVDGEMQADTAVVEDILEGTYGFSELDEPANVLVFPNLESGNIGYKLLQRLGGADAIGPMLVGMDKPVHVLQRGDEVKDIVNLAGVAVVDAQQE